In Bacillus sp. KH172YL63, one genomic interval encodes:
- a CDS encoding transglutaminase TgpA family protein, translating into MNHDRSKHQFFKLIIYVFGFLLLWEWLKPLKVVTDTGSLTYFVVFIAMALTLSYFRIHYYISAPLKILFILYSLHALYYKGSFISLKWVRDFGRNLWENLGFTLGREWSNLSFEYRSLLFFILLWLMTYLIYYWLSVRKTILLFYIMTVTYICLIDTFTAYEGDRAIVRIVIFGFLLMGLLALERLMQRENLFGSRMSRHRWVVPLTVLLGVSSVVAFAAPKADPVWPDPVPYLQSFSEDAGGTGVNKIGYDSDDSKLGGPFVGDPTVVFNAEVTREHYWKIETKDLYTGKGWEQSIPDDQQSALPFKSGEAVPIPSSESDEERDLESEKITVERKYTHVAYPYGVEMITGNENGYFSFNPINEKVTSYKELDETVKLDGYEVSYRSPFYSQKKMKAANEDQEIMQVPDFVDRYTQIPDSTPQRVLDLAFEITAEEDNWYDKVRAIEGYFSKKAYVYDQFDVPVPEEGVDYVDQFLFDTQRGYCDNFSTSMVVLVRALGIPARWAKGYTEGEYSRQVDSVTKLYEVSNNNAHSWVEVFFPEVGWVPFEPTVGFSNNVSYQYDLDLPDAEKDETPAPEKEETPKKPLQPDEGSMAEKSFSLSKLWDDMKYFLEENWGKIVMGTILLVIIIMALFLMRRRWMPYLLIFYYRRKSSEDAFPDAYLSLMKQLERYGMRIEDGQTLRGYSRQIDTFFGTREMTNLTNHYERVLYGQNPDSGDWIKMRELWENLIKRTTG; encoded by the coding sequence ATGAATCATGATCGATCAAAGCACCAATTTTTCAAGCTGATCATTTACGTGTTTGGGTTTTTACTTCTGTGGGAATGGCTGAAGCCCCTGAAGGTCGTGACCGATACAGGCAGTCTGACGTACTTTGTCGTATTTATCGCCATGGCCCTGACACTGTCCTATTTCAGGATTCATTACTATATCTCGGCACCTCTCAAAATTCTTTTTATCTTATACAGCCTGCACGCATTGTATTATAAAGGTTCGTTCATCTCACTCAAGTGGGTGCGGGATTTCGGCAGGAACCTGTGGGAAAACCTCGGCTTTACCCTTGGGCGTGAATGGTCGAATCTTTCATTTGAGTACCGGAGCCTGCTGTTCTTTATATTGCTCTGGCTGATGACGTATCTCATTTATTATTGGTTGTCTGTAAGAAAGACGATTCTTCTCTTTTATATCATGACGGTGACGTATATATGCCTCATCGATACATTTACTGCTTACGAAGGGGACAGGGCGATCGTCCGTATCGTCATATTCGGATTCCTGCTCATGGGACTTCTTGCATTGGAGAGGCTGATGCAAAGGGAGAACCTGTTTGGGTCCAGGATGAGCCGCCACCGTTGGGTTGTTCCTTTGACTGTCCTCCTTGGTGTGAGTTCGGTCGTCGCCTTCGCGGCCCCAAAAGCCGACCCCGTCTGGCCGGATCCAGTTCCTTATCTGCAATCTTTCTCTGAAGATGCAGGGGGGACCGGTGTGAACAAAATCGGCTATGACAGTGATGACTCCAAGCTCGGCGGTCCCTTTGTGGGGGATCCGACCGTTGTATTCAATGCCGAAGTGACAAGGGAGCATTACTGGAAAATCGAAACGAAGGACCTTTACACAGGGAAGGGATGGGAACAGTCCATTCCGGATGATCAGCAGTCTGCACTGCCTTTTAAATCAGGTGAAGCGGTACCGATCCCGTCATCGGAAAGCGATGAAGAGCGGGACCTGGAAAGTGAGAAGATTACTGTCGAGCGGAAGTATACCCATGTTGCCTATCCGTATGGGGTGGAAATGATCACCGGGAATGAAAATGGGTACTTCAGCTTTAATCCCATCAATGAAAAGGTGACGAGCTATAAAGAGCTTGATGAGACGGTGAAGCTGGATGGTTATGAGGTTTCCTACCGCTCTCCATTCTACTCACAGAAAAAAATGAAAGCGGCCAATGAGGATCAGGAGATCATGCAGGTTCCTGATTTCGTCGACCGCTATACCCAGATCCCTGATTCCACCCCGCAACGGGTGCTGGACCTCGCCTTTGAGATTACTGCGGAAGAAGACAACTGGTATGACAAAGTAAGGGCGATTGAAGGGTATTTTTCGAAGAAAGCGTATGTTTACGATCAGTTTGACGTCCCTGTCCCTGAAGAGGGAGTGGATTACGTCGATCAATTCCTGTTCGATACGCAGCGGGGATATTGTGACAATTTCTCCACCTCCATGGTCGTTCTCGTCCGTGCCCTGGGAATCCCGGCAAGATGGGCGAAGGGCTACACGGAAGGGGAATACAGCAGACAGGTGGATTCGGTCACGAAGCTTTATGAAGTGTCGAACAACAATGCCCATTCCTGGGTGGAGGTCTTCTTCCCGGAAGTGGGATGGGTTCCTTTTGAGCCGACCGTCGGCTTCAGCAACAACGTTTCTTATCAGTACGATTTGGACCTTCCTGATGCTGAGAAGGACGAAACACCGGCCCCCGAAAAGGAAGAGACGCCGAAGAAGCCTCTGCAACCTGATGAAGGCAGTATGGCAGAAAAAAGCTTTTCCCTGTCTAAGCTTTGGGACGACATGAAGTACTTCCTTGAGGAAAACTGGGGTAAGATTGTGATGGGGACGATCCTCCTTGTCATCATCATCATGGCTTTATTCCTGATGAGAAGACGGTGGATGCCGTACCTGCTGATATTCTATTACCGCAGAAAGTCGTCTGAAGACGCATTCCCGGATGCCTATCTCTCCCTCATGAAGCAATTGGAACGATATGGGATGAGGATAGAAGACGGGCAGACGCTGAGAGGCTATTCGAGACAGATAGATACCTTCTTCGGCACCCGGGAGATGACGAACCTGACCAATCATTATGAGCGCGTGCTGTACGGTCAGAACCCTGATTCGGGAGACTGGATTAAGATGAGGGAATTGTGGGAAAATTTAATTAAAAGAACAACTGGTTGA
- the guaA gene encoding glutamine-hydrolyzing GMP synthase yields the protein MLGKEELHNQEMIVVLDFGSQYNQLITRRIREFGVYSELHPHTVTLEEIKEMNPTGIIFSGGPNSVYGEDSFRCDERIFDLDIPILGICYGMQLMTMHFGGKVERAKHREYGKAAINIEKQSKLFSNLPEEQVVWMSHGDLVVEAPAGFEVNATNPSCPIASMSNEEQGLYAVQFHPEVRHSVHGNEMLKNFVFEVCGCTGDWSMENFIEMEMDKIRQTVGDKKVLCALSGGVDSSVVAVLIHKAIGDQLTCIFVDHGLLRKGEADSVMKTFADGFNMNVIKVDAQDRFLNKLKGVSDPEQKRKIIGNEFIYVFDDEATKLEGIDYLAQGTLYTDIIESGTATAQTIKSHHNVGGLPEDMQFTLIEPLNTLFKDEVRALGSELGIPDEIVWRQPFPGPGLGIRVLGEISEQKLEIVRESDYILRDEIKKAGLDRDIWQYFTVLPDIRSVGVMGDARTYDYTIGIRAVTSIDGMTSDWARIPWDVLEKISTRIVNEVDHINRVVYDVTSKPPATIEWE from the coding sequence ATGCTTGGTAAAGAAGAATTGCACAATCAAGAAATGATCGTCGTTTTGGACTTTGGAAGTCAGTATAATCAATTGATCACGCGAAGAATCCGTGAGTTTGGTGTTTACAGTGAGCTCCACCCGCATACAGTTACCCTTGAAGAAATCAAGGAAATGAATCCAACCGGGATCATTTTCTCCGGCGGACCGAACAGCGTGTACGGCGAAGATTCATTCCGCTGCGATGAGCGCATTTTTGACCTGGACATTCCGATTCTCGGGATCTGCTACGGCATGCAGCTGATGACAATGCATTTTGGCGGCAAGGTAGAGCGGGCGAAGCACCGTGAATACGGGAAGGCAGCCATCAACATCGAGAAACAGTCAAAATTGTTCTCAAATCTTCCTGAAGAGCAGGTCGTGTGGATGAGTCATGGAGATTTAGTCGTTGAAGCTCCGGCAGGATTTGAAGTGAACGCAACAAATCCGTCATGCCCGATTGCTTCCATGAGTAACGAAGAACAAGGCCTCTATGCCGTTCAATTCCACCCGGAAGTACGCCATTCTGTACACGGGAACGAAATGCTGAAGAACTTCGTGTTCGAAGTGTGCGGCTGCACAGGTGACTGGTCAATGGAGAATTTCATCGAAATGGAAATGGACAAGATCCGTCAAACAGTCGGTGACAAAAAAGTTCTATGTGCGTTAAGCGGAGGTGTCGATTCTTCCGTCGTGGCGGTGTTGATCCACAAAGCAATCGGTGATCAGCTGACTTGTATCTTCGTCGATCACGGGCTTCTTCGTAAAGGCGAAGCAGACAGCGTCATGAAGACATTCGCCGACGGCTTCAATATGAACGTCATCAAAGTGGATGCACAGGACCGCTTCCTGAATAAATTAAAAGGCGTATCCGATCCGGAACAAAAACGTAAAATCATCGGAAACGAATTCATCTACGTATTTGATGACGAAGCAACGAAGCTTGAAGGCATCGACTATCTTGCCCAAGGTACGCTGTATACAGATATCATCGAAAGTGGAACGGCGACTGCGCAAACGATTAAATCCCACCATAATGTCGGTGGATTACCGGAAGATATGCAGTTCACCCTCATTGAGCCGTTGAACACATTGTTCAAAGACGAAGTGCGCGCACTTGGATCTGAACTGGGTATCCCTGATGAAATCGTATGGCGCCAACCGTTCCCTGGACCGGGTCTTGGCATCCGTGTGCTTGGAGAAATTTCTGAGCAGAAGCTTGAAATCGTAAGGGAATCTGATTATATCCTCCGTGATGAAATCAAAAAGGCCGGCCTTGACCGCGATATTTGGCAATACTTCACGGTTCTTCCTGACATCCGGAGCGTCGGGGTGATGGGGGATGCGAGAACCTATGATTATACAATCGGGATCCGTGCTGTTACGTCCATCGACGGAATGACGTCTGACTGGGCACGTATACCGTGGGATGTGCTCGAGAAAATCTCGACCCGCATCGTAAATGAAGTGGATCATATCAACCGCGTTGTGTATGATGTGACGAGCAAGCCGCCTGCAACGATCGAGTGGGAATAA